A region of Anoplopoma fimbria isolate UVic2021 breed Golden Eagle Sablefish chromosome 24, Afim_UVic_2022, whole genome shotgun sequence DNA encodes the following proteins:
- the supt4h1 gene encoding transcription elongation factor SPT4: MALETVPKDLRHLRACLLCSLVKTIDQFEYDGCDNCESYLQMKGNREMVYECTSSSFDGVIAMMSPEDSWVAKWQRIGNFKPGVYAVSVTGRLPPGVVRELKSRGVIYKSRDTAVKT, from the exons ATGGCCTTGGAAACGGTCCCCAAAGACCTTCGCCATCTGCGGGCCTGTCTCCTGTGTTCGTTAGTGAAG ACCATCGACCAGTTCGAGTACGACGGCTGTGACAACTGTGAGTCGTACCTCCAGATGAAGGGGAACCGGGAGATGGTCTATGAATGCACAAGCTCCTCATTCGATGG TGTGATCGCCATGATGAGTCCTGAGGACAGCTGGGTTGCTAAATGGCAGAGGATAG GCAACTTTAAGCCAGGTGTATACGCAGTGTCAGTGACAGGAAGACTACCTCCAG GTGTGGTGAGGGAGTTGAAAAGCAGAGGAGTGATCTACAAATCCAGAGACACAGCAGTGAAGACATAA